From Brassica oleracea var. oleracea cultivar TO1000 chromosome C3, BOL, whole genome shotgun sequence, a single genomic window includes:
- the LOC106330642 gene encoding uncharacterized protein LOC106330642, with product MALKVHKAWEVVETETPDTEKNNLAMALLFQSIPESLVLQVAEFETAKQVWEAIKTRHVGAERVREARLQTLLSEFDRLCMKETESIDDFGGKLSELASKSAALGTTIEEAKIVKKFLSSLPRKKYIQIVASLEQVLDLNKTSFEDIFGRLKAYEESIQDETSEEDDKGKLLYTNSEGQARQAAKPQGDYSSQWGNRDHNESYRGRGRGGRSYRGRGHGRYNEGRNYNGGYYNGGREGARDASHITCYRCDKVGHFVAQCPELLLKLQETQEADNTETQEADELMMHEIVFLNEKKVLPEKKYKDKGANVWYLDNGASNHMTGDVRYFSKLDNTISGKVRFGDDSSIDIKGKGTISFTDMNGDARQMTDVYFIPDLRSNIISLG from the coding sequence ATGGCACTTAAAGTGCACAAAGCTTGGGAGGTTGTAGAGACGGAGACTCCTGATACCGAGAAGAATAACTTGGCGATGGCTCTGTTGTTTCAATCAATACCAGAGAGCCTCGTACTGCAGGTAGCCGAGTTTGAAACAGCAAAACAAGTATGGGAAGCCATTAAAACTAGGCATGTAGGAGCAGAACGTGTGAGGGAAGCTAGACTGCAAACATTACTATCGGAGTTTGATCGGCTTTGTATGAAAGAAACAGAGAGCATTGATGATTTCGGAGGAAAGCTATCAGAATTGGCATCTAAATCAGCTGCTTTAGGAACGACAATCGAAGAAGCCAAGATTGTTAAGAAGTTTCTATCAAGTCTACCTCGCAAGAAGTATATACAAATTGTTGCCTCCCTAGAGCAAGTACTTGATCTTAATAAGACAAGCTTTGAAGACATCTTTGGACGTTTAAAAGCTTACGAAGAAAGTATTCAAGATGAGACTTCAGAAGAAGATGACAAAGGAAAACTGTTGTATACAAATAGTGAAGGACAAGCAAGACAAGCAGCTAAACCTCAAGGTGACTACTCTTCTCAATGGGGAAATCGAGACCATAACGAATCATATAGAGGAAGAGGTCGAGGAGGACGCTCTTACAGAGGCAGAGGCCATGGTCGTTATAATGAAGGAAGAAACTATAATGGAGGATACTATAATGGAGGAAGAGAAGGAGCTAGAGACGCGTCACACATAACCTGTTACAGGTGTGATAAGGTTGGTCATTTCGTTGCGCAGTGTCCAGAGCTCTTGCTGAAGCTACAAGAGACTCAAGAAGCAGACAACACAGAGACACAAGAAGCCGATGAGCTCATGATGCACGAGATCGTGTTTTTGAATGAGAAGAAAGTGTTGCCTGAGAAAAAATACAAAGATAAAGGAGCAAACGTTTGGTACCTTGATAATGGAGCTTCAAATCATATGACTGGAGACGTAAGGTACTTCTCCAAACTTGATAACACGATCTCCGGGAAGGTACGCTTTGGAGATGACTCTAGTATAGACATCAAAGGCAAAGGCACAATTTCGTTTACGGATATGAATGGAGATGCGAGACAGATGACCGATGTTTATTTTATACCTGATCTAAGAAGTAACATCATAAGTTTGGGGTAA